A window of the Ostrea edulis chromosome 1, xbOstEdul1.1, whole genome shotgun sequence genome harbors these coding sequences:
- the LOC125681119 gene encoding 45 kDa calcium-binding protein-like, giving the protein MLKLLTLAIFVSSNSVVFCRPRTKTLNVVEQSISNSINAEKLLPPDHVDAVKFEKDGHINKDFHKEVFLGNHEEIDDDPIDIAEAKLVDIFHKIDVDSDGYLSKTELESWIVDKINAHMDEAVEENDDIFRHLDPDGDGFVEWKEYYKHFLLAKGHELKETEKYLEDYDTDILKDDERDQLVRYKFKWTDADIAPIDNKLDKSEFFSFRHPEHSPQLIENMISSIINSLDQDKDGSLTLKEFTSNPDSMGDDPGSEKEREEEREVRKKEFISAIDKNKDGVATKQELMDYMNPRNPDQSKQEAKNLVALMDDNKDGKLSLEEIKNHKDVFISSKIVNVKRVLHDEF; this is encoded by the exons ATGTTAAAGTTATTGACACTTGCTATATTTGTTTCAAGCAATTCAGTCGTTTTCTGCAGACCAAGAACTAAAACTCTAAATGTAGTTGAACaatcaatatcaaattcaatCAATGCTGAGAAGTTGTTACCTCCAGATCATGTGGATGCTGTGAAGTTTGAGAAGGATGGTCATATAAACAAAGATTTCCACAAAGAGGTTTTCCTTGGCAATCACGAAGAAATTGATGACGACCCAATAGATATAGCCGAAGCAAAACTAGTGGATATTTTTCACAA aataGATGTGGATTCAGATGGTTATCTAAGTAAAACAGAGCTAGAGTCCTGGATTGTTGACAAAATCAATGCCCATATGGATGAGGCTGTGGAGGAAAATGATGATATATTTAGACATCTGGATCCTGATGGAGATG GCTTTGTTGAATGGAAAGAATATTACAAACACTTCTTACTGGCAAAGGGACATGAGTTAAAAGAAACCGAGAAATACCTAGAAGACTACGACACTGATATTCTGAAAGATGATG aacgTGATCAGCTTGTACGGTACAAATTCAAATGGACTGATGCTGATATTGCTCCTATTGACAATAAGCTGGATAAATCGGAATTCTTCAGCTTCCGACACCCTGAACACAGTCCTCAACTGATCGAAAATATGATTTCTTCTATAATTAATTCATTAG ATCAGGACAAAGATGGGAGCCTGACCCTGAAGGAGTTTACCTCTAACCCAGACAGCATGGGAGACGACCCCGGGTCAGAGAAGGAGAGGGAGGAGGAAAGGGAGGTCAGAAAGAAGGAGTTTATTTCAGCCATAGATAAAAATAAAGATGGGGTAGCCACAAAGCAGGAACTGATG GACTACATGAATCCCAGAAATCCTGATCAATCCAAGCAAGAGGCCAAGAACCTGGTAGCTTTAATGGATGACAACAAAGACGGAAAGCTTTCTCTAGAAGAAATCAAGAACCATAAGGATGTGTTTATCAGCAGTAAAATTGTGAACGTTAAAAGAGTGCTACATGATGAATTCTAG